A part of Propioniciclava coleopterorum genomic DNA contains:
- a CDS encoding SDR family oxidoreductase, with protein MSTPLTERRVALVTGVSRRGGIGFAIASRLAALGFDLALTHYAPHDEGLPWGGDDVAAVVAGIEAQLLPGRRVVDLSADLADPDAPARVVAFARERLGHVDALVANHARSGGDGPLLASTAAMLDGHWAVNARSALLLAKEVAAQHDGRPGGRIVFLTSGQQLGPMPDEVCYAAAKAALAGITPTIAHELAPRGITVNCVNPGPVDSDSYVDAALRERLKDSFPFGRWGEPDDPARLIAFLVGDDGRWITGQVINTEGGFIR; from the coding sequence ATGAGCACACCACTGACCGAGCGCCGCGTCGCCCTCGTCACGGGGGTCTCCCGGCGCGGCGGCATCGGCTTCGCGATCGCCTCGCGGCTCGCCGCCCTGGGCTTCGACCTCGCGCTGACCCACTACGCGCCCCACGACGAGGGGCTGCCGTGGGGCGGGGACGACGTCGCCGCGGTGGTCGCCGGCATCGAGGCCCAGCTGCTGCCGGGACGCCGCGTCGTCGACCTGAGCGCCGACCTGGCCGACCCGGACGCCCCCGCGCGCGTCGTCGCGTTCGCCCGGGAGCGGCTCGGGCACGTGGACGCCCTGGTGGCCAACCACGCGCGCTCCGGCGGCGACGGCCCGCTGCTCGCCTCGACGGCGGCGATGCTGGATGGGCACTGGGCGGTGAACGCCCGCAGCGCGCTGCTGCTGGCCAAGGAGGTGGCCGCGCAGCACGACGGCCGCCCCGGCGGCCGGATCGTCTTCCTCACCTCGGGCCAGCAGCTCGGGCCGATGCCCGACGAGGTCTGCTACGCCGCCGCGAAGGCGGCGCTCGCCGGCATCACCCCGACGATCGCGCACGAGCTCGCGCCGCGCGGCATCACGGTGAACTGCGTCAACCCCGGCCCCGTCGACTCCGACTCCTACGTCGACGCCGCCCTCCGGGAGCGCCTGAAGGACAGCTTCCCGTTCGGCCGGTGGGGCGAGCCGGACGACCCGGCGCGCCTGATCGCGTTCCTGGTCGGCGACGACGGCCGCTGGATCACCGGTCAGGTCATCAACACCGAGGGCGGGTTCATCCGCTGA
- a CDS encoding phosphotransferase, with product MAKPEKPKPEKPLEGGNMTPVSRLGDQVLREAGPWTPTIQRLLAHLRDRGLDWVPEPQGWTKDGREALSYLKGKVPIYPLPDWVYDEAVLRDGARFLRALHDATADYEDPEATWRGVPRQPHEVICHNDFAPYNMVFRDRELVGVIDWDFAAPGPRLWDLAYYAYRTVPLMRSDNPDSPTISIDLLVRIQLMLDAYGSDASVPELLAVIVERLDELASFTHTHGLRRKNDKLLADAKNYSLDAAFLGGLLR from the coding sequence ATGGCCAAGCCCGAGAAGCCGAAGCCGGAGAAGCCCCTCGAGGGCGGCAACATGACGCCGGTCTCGCGCCTCGGCGACCAGGTTCTCCGCGAGGCGGGGCCGTGGACGCCGACCATCCAGCGCCTTCTGGCGCACCTGCGCGACCGGGGGCTCGACTGGGTCCCCGAGCCGCAGGGCTGGACCAAGGACGGCCGCGAGGCGCTGTCCTACCTGAAGGGGAAGGTCCCGATCTACCCGCTGCCCGACTGGGTCTACGACGAGGCCGTCCTGCGCGACGGCGCCCGGTTCCTGCGGGCGCTGCACGACGCCACCGCCGACTACGAGGACCCCGAGGCGACCTGGCGCGGCGTCCCCCGGCAGCCCCACGAGGTGATCTGCCACAACGACTTCGCGCCCTACAACATGGTCTTCCGCGACCGGGAACTCGTGGGCGTCATCGACTGGGACTTCGCCGCCCCGGGGCCGCGGCTGTGGGATCTGGCCTACTACGCCTACCGCACGGTCCCGCTGATGCGGTCGGACAACCCCGACTCCCCCACCATCTCGATCGACCTGCTCGTCCGCATCCAGCTCATGCTGGACGCCTACGGCTCCGACGCCTCCGTGCCCGAACTGCTGGCGGTCATCGTCGAGCGCCTCGACGAGCTCGCCAGCTTCACCCACACCCACGGGCTGCGCCGCAAGAACGACAAGCTCCTGGCCGACGCGAAGAACTACTCCCTGGACGCCGCCTTCCTGGGCGGCCTGCTGCGCTGA
- a CDS encoding VOC family protein: MTLTLGMVTIDSSDPAPLAAWWSERLGAPISQENEGWFYVIDATPLLAVQKVDDPTPGKNRVHLDLNAPDLDAARDELMAAGATLVAERGDASFRWITLADPQGNQFCIAQH, encoded by the coding sequence ATGACGCTGACGCTCGGCATGGTGACCATCGATTCGTCCGACCCCGCACCGCTGGCGGCGTGGTGGTCCGAGCGCCTCGGAGCGCCGATCAGCCAGGAGAACGAGGGCTGGTTCTACGTCATCGACGCGACGCCGCTGCTGGCCGTCCAGAAGGTCGACGACCCGACCCCCGGCAAGAACCGGGTCCACCTGGACCTGAACGCGCCCGACCTGGACGCCGCCCGCGACGAGCTCATGGCCGCCGGTGCGACCCTGGTCGCGGAGCGGGGCGACGCGTCGTTCCGCTGGATCACGCTGGCCGACCCCCAGGGCAACCAGTTCTGCATCGCCCAGCATTGA
- a CDS encoding M3 family metallopeptidase, whose product MTISADNPLAERSPLPYQLPDFAALTPEHYREAMVAAMERQRAALADVAADAEPATVENVLHRYEASSELLDRAMLAFHAVWLSYSSPELDALNEEFSPKFAQHSDAILLDRALFDRFTELATRAEAREVELDPQDAWLLAETIRSFTRAGVALDEADQEKLRALNTRLAELGTKFQQANRDGRVAGAVVVTDRAELDGLTDEEIDTLATEDGSWRIELVNTTQQPLMAKLRRRDLRRRLFEASVNRGLAGEHDVRGIIVEIARLRAEKAALLGYDSYAALSIESGCAKTTDAVNALMEPLGRAAKAQAARDAEDFAARFAELEPGAEFAPWDWEYVAEIVRGERYGISDEELAPHLDVHKVLDAVYAAAHDLYGITFTPRPDLVGHTPDADVYEVHNEDGSPIGLFLMDFWARPTKQGGAWMTPVVNQTTVFKQLPVVTNNCNYTQATTTISWDGVRTMFHEFGHALHGLFADSKYPSRSGTSTPRDFVEFPSQVNEHWFEQPGRVVPAELLAKLTEAASFNQGFSTLEVMAATLLDQAWHQTPLEALPASAEEVEDFEARALARWGVDSDLVPPRYRSAYFNHIWGSGYAAGYYGYTWSQVMDADAVAWFDEVGGGTRANGDHFRRTLLAPGGSVDPLETYRSFRGRDPEVGPLLDRLGLEI is encoded by the coding sequence ATGACGATCTCCGCCGACAACCCGCTCGCCGAACGCTCCCCGCTGCCCTACCAGCTTCCGGACTTCGCCGCGCTGACGCCCGAGCACTACCGGGAGGCGATGGTCGCCGCCATGGAGCGGCAGCGCGCCGCGCTGGCCGACGTGGCCGCCGATGCCGAGCCCGCCACGGTGGAGAACGTGCTGCACCGCTACGAGGCGTCCTCGGAACTGCTCGACCGCGCGATGCTGGCGTTCCACGCGGTCTGGCTGTCCTACTCCTCGCCCGAGTTGGACGCTCTGAACGAGGAGTTCAGCCCGAAGTTCGCCCAGCACAGCGACGCGATCCTGCTCGACCGGGCGTTGTTCGACCGGTTCACCGAGCTCGCCACCCGCGCCGAGGCCCGCGAGGTCGAGCTCGACCCGCAGGACGCCTGGCTGCTGGCGGAGACCATCCGGTCGTTCACCCGCGCGGGCGTCGCGCTGGATGAGGCCGACCAGGAGAAGCTGCGCGCCCTCAACACCCGCCTGGCCGAGCTCGGTACGAAGTTCCAGCAGGCCAACCGCGACGGGCGCGTCGCGGGCGCGGTCGTCGTCACCGACCGCGCCGAACTCGACGGGCTCACCGACGAGGAGATCGACACCCTCGCGACCGAGGACGGCTCGTGGCGGATCGAGCTGGTGAACACCACGCAGCAGCCGCTGATGGCGAAGCTGCGCCGCCGCGACCTGCGGCGCCGGCTCTTCGAGGCGTCGGTGAACCGCGGGCTCGCGGGCGAGCACGACGTGCGCGGCATCATCGTCGAGATCGCCCGCCTCCGGGCCGAGAAGGCCGCGCTGCTCGGCTACGACAGCTACGCCGCCCTCTCGATCGAGTCGGGCTGCGCCAAGACCACCGACGCCGTGAACGCGCTGATGGAGCCGCTCGGCCGCGCGGCGAAGGCGCAGGCCGCCCGGGACGCCGAGGACTTCGCCGCCCGCTTCGCCGAGCTCGAGCCCGGCGCCGAGTTCGCCCCCTGGGACTGGGAGTACGTCGCCGAGATCGTGCGGGGCGAGCGCTACGGGATCAGCGACGAGGAGCTCGCGCCGCACCTGGACGTCCACAAGGTGCTGGACGCCGTCTACGCCGCCGCGCACGACCTGTACGGCATCACGTTCACGCCGCGCCCGGACCTCGTGGGTCACACCCCCGACGCCGACGTGTACGAGGTGCACAACGAGGACGGCAGCCCCATCGGCCTGTTCCTGATGGACTTCTGGGCCCGCCCCACCAAGCAGGGCGGCGCGTGGATGACGCCGGTGGTGAACCAGACCACCGTGTTCAAGCAACTCCCCGTCGTCACGAACAACTGCAACTACACGCAGGCGACGACCACGATCAGCTGGGACGGCGTCCGCACGATGTTCCACGAGTTCGGCCACGCCCTGCACGGGTTGTTCGCGGACTCGAAGTACCCCTCGCGGTCGGGCACGTCGACCCCGCGCGACTTCGTGGAGTTCCCCTCCCAGGTCAACGAGCACTGGTTCGAGCAGCCGGGACGCGTCGTGCCGGCCGAACTCCTGGCCAAGCTGACCGAGGCGGCCTCGTTCAACCAGGGCTTCAGCACGCTGGAGGTCATGGCGGCGACCCTGCTCGACCAGGCCTGGCACCAGACCCCGCTGGAGGCGCTGCCCGCGTCCGCCGAGGAGGTCGAGGACTTCGAGGCCCGTGCCCTGGCCCGCTGGGGCGTCGACTCCGACCTGGTGCCGCCGCGCTACCGGTCGGCCTACTTCAACCACATCTGGGGCTCGGGCTACGCCGCGGGCTACTACGGCTACACGTGGTCGCAGGTCATGGACGCCGACGCGGTGGCCTGGTTCGACGAGGTCGGCGGCGGGACGCGCGCCAACGGCGACCACTTCCGCCGCACCCTGCTCGCCCCGGGCGGCTCGGTCGACCCGCTGGAGACCTACCGCAGCTTCCGCGGGCGCGACCCGGAGGTCGGCCCGCTGCTGGACCGCCTCGGCCTCGAGATCTGA
- a CDS encoding cation diffusion facilitator family transporter: protein MSHDHRHGGNRTRLAIAFGITAALVVIQFVGSIVTGSLALLTDTAHALTDASGLLVALVAATLMLRPATSRRTWGFARVEVLAALGQATVLLAVGLYTAVEGVRRLFAPPEVPAGELLAFGVLGLVANLVAIAILAGHRDANLNMRAAFLEVLNDALGSLGVIAAAVVIATTGFQRADALAGLFIAALIVPRAFRIMRETFAVLMEAAPAGVDLEQVREHLAELGGVEAVHDLHASTIGTGLPVVSAHLVVAEEAFRSGAVPTLLADAHSCLREHFPVCFEHATIQIETATFRADEPHGVLHA from the coding sequence ATGAGCCACGACCACCGCCACGGCGGCAACCGGACCCGGCTCGCGATCGCGTTCGGGATCACCGCGGCGCTGGTGGTGATCCAGTTCGTCGGCAGCATCGTCACCGGCTCGCTGGCGCTGCTCACCGACACCGCCCACGCGCTCACCGATGCGTCCGGCCTGCTCGTGGCCCTCGTCGCGGCGACGCTGATGCTCCGGCCGGCCACCTCCCGGCGCACGTGGGGGTTCGCGCGCGTCGAGGTCCTCGCCGCCCTGGGGCAAGCGACCGTCCTGCTGGCCGTGGGGCTCTACACCGCCGTCGAGGGGGTCCGGCGCCTGTTCGCGCCGCCCGAGGTACCCGCCGGGGAACTGCTCGCCTTCGGCGTCCTCGGCCTGGTCGCCAACCTGGTCGCGATCGCGATCCTGGCCGGCCACCGGGACGCGAACCTCAACATGCGCGCCGCCTTCCTGGAGGTGCTGAACGACGCGCTGGGCTCGCTGGGCGTCATCGCGGCCGCCGTGGTGATCGCCACGACGGGCTTCCAGCGGGCCGACGCGCTGGCCGGCCTGTTCATCGCCGCGCTGATCGTGCCGCGCGCGTTCCGGATCATGCGGGAGACGTTCGCGGTGCTGATGGAGGCCGCCCCGGCGGGCGTCGACCTGGAACAGGTCCGCGAGCATCTCGCCGAGCTCGGCGGGGTCGAGGCCGTCCACGACCTGCACGCGTCCACGATCGGTACCGGGCTGCCCGTCGTCAGCGCGCACCTCGTCGTGGCCGAGGAGGCGTTCCGCTCCGGCGCCGTGCCGACGCTGCTCGCCGACGCCCATTCCTGCCTGCGCGAACACTTCCCCGTCTGCTTCGAGCATGCGACGATTCAGATCGAGACGGCCACCTTCCGGGCCGACGAGCCGCACGGCGTCCTGCACGCCTGA
- a CDS encoding GntP family permease, producing MTGIPLIIAFVVAIAAMILAISKLKIHPFLSIMAISLIFGLVGGIPLIDAKVGDKTIPGIATVIGQGFSGTFTSIGIVIILGALIGMILEVTGAAFKMADAIVKLVGAKRPVLAIELMGWVVSIPVFCDSGFVILNPIRKALARRTGASSVAMTVALSAGLYTSHVFIPPTPGPIAAANTLGVGDHLLLVIGLGALVSIPSLIVAYLFAQWVGRRVSSSEDEENLDADIEAGYEQLRASYGKLPSTWLSFAPIIVPILAMALGSLATMLKWTGFGAELAKFFGTPIIALGLGTLIAVAVLAVTNRMGEFYEVTNETLKVVGPILFITAAGGVLGKVIASTDIVTFITSNATAMASVGLFFPFLLSAILKTAQGSSTVALVTTAGIVAPLLPALGLATPVEIALAVMAIAAGAMTVSHANDSYFWVVTNFGGMTPQQGYRTQTLVTLLMGVTSIVFIWLLSLVL from the coding sequence GTGACCGGCATTCCGCTCATCATCGCCTTCGTCGTCGCCATCGCGGCGATGATCCTCGCCATCTCGAAGCTGAAGATCCATCCCTTCCTGTCGATCATGGCGATCTCGCTGATCTTCGGGCTGGTGGGCGGCATCCCGCTCATCGACGCCAAGGTCGGCGACAAGACGATCCCCGGCATCGCCACGGTGATCGGGCAGGGCTTCTCCGGGACCTTCACCTCGATCGGCATCGTCATCATCCTCGGCGCCCTGATCGGCATGATCCTGGAGGTCACGGGGGCGGCGTTCAAGATGGCCGACGCCATCGTGAAGCTCGTCGGCGCCAAGCGTCCGGTGCTCGCCATCGAGCTGATGGGCTGGGTCGTCTCGATCCCGGTGTTCTGCGACTCGGGCTTCGTCATCCTCAACCCGATCCGCAAGGCGCTCGCCCGGCGCACCGGGGCGTCCTCGGTCGCCATGACCGTCGCGCTGTCGGCCGGCCTCTACACCTCGCACGTCTTCATCCCGCCGACGCCCGGCCCGATCGCCGCTGCCAACACTCTCGGCGTGGGCGACCACCTCCTGCTCGTCATCGGGCTCGGTGCGCTCGTGTCCATCCCGTCGCTGATCGTCGCCTACCTGTTCGCGCAGTGGGTGGGACGCCGGGTGTCCTCGTCGGAGGACGAGGAGAACCTCGACGCCGACATCGAGGCCGGCTACGAGCAGCTGCGCGCGTCCTACGGCAAGCTGCCCAGCACCTGGCTGTCGTTCGCGCCGATCATCGTGCCGATCCTGGCCATGGCGCTGGGCTCCCTGGCCACCATGCTGAAGTGGACCGGCTTCGGCGCCGAACTCGCCAAGTTCTTCGGGACGCCGATCATCGCCCTGGGCCTCGGCACCCTCATCGCGGTGGCGGTCCTGGCCGTCACCAACCGGATGGGCGAGTTCTACGAGGTGACCAACGAGACGCTCAAGGTCGTCGGCCCGATCCTGTTCATCACGGCGGCCGGCGGCGTCCTGGGCAAGGTCATCGCGAGCACCGACATCGTCACGTTCATCACCTCCAACGCCACCGCGATGGCGTCGGTGGGGCTGTTCTTCCCGTTCCTGCTCTCGGCGATCCTCAAGACGGCGCAGGGGTCCTCGACCGTCGCGCTGGTCACGACGGCCGGCATCGTCGCGCCGCTGCTGCCCGCGCTGGGCCTGGCAACCCCCGTGGAGATCGCGCTCGCAGTCATGGCCATCGCCGCCGGCGCGATGACGGTGTCGCACGCCAACGACTCCTACTTCTGGGTCGTGACCAACTTCGGCGGCATGACGCCGCAGCAGGGCTACCGCACCCAGACCCTCGTCACGCTCCTCATGGGCGTCACGTCGATCGTGTTCATCTGGCTGCTGTCGCTGGTGCTGTAG
- a CDS encoding SHOCT domain-containing protein has translation MFLIALLLFLFVLSQVGRLGPFEWAGRRRPVAAHYTPAFAGPPPASAPAPGQVPASVPAPWGPPAGWSVPQDPERILAHRLAEGDLTPDEYLERLSMLQSR, from the coding sequence ATGTTCCTGATCGCCCTGCTGCTCTTCCTGTTCGTGCTCTCCCAAGTGGGACGCCTCGGCCCCTTCGAGTGGGCCGGACGCCGCCGCCCCGTGGCGGCGCACTACACGCCGGCCTTCGCCGGACCGCCGCCCGCCTCGGCGCCGGCGCCCGGCCAGGTCCCGGCGTCGGTCCCCGCCCCCTGGGGCCCGCCGGCCGGCTGGTCCGTCCCGCAGGATCCCGAGCGCATCCTGGCGCACCGGCTCGCCGAGGGTGACCTCACCCCCGACGAGTACCTCGAGCGGCTGAGCATGCTGCAGAGCCGCTGA
- a CDS encoding ArsR/SmtB family transcription factor, whose amino-acid sequence MEHLGLAQSTVSQHLACLRDCGLVAVRPQGRSSWFSLAAPALLADLLGATEAFVAGTGIGPSLRTHHDDGAIGDAS is encoded by the coding sequence GTGGAGCACCTCGGCCTGGCGCAGTCGACGGTCAGCCAGCACCTGGCGTGCCTGCGCGACTGCGGGCTGGTCGCGGTGCGGCCGCAGGGGCGGTCGTCCTGGTTCTCCCTGGCGGCACCCGCGCTGCTCGCCGACCTGCTGGGCGCCACCGAGGCCTTCGTCGCGGGCACCGGGATCGGCCCGTCGCTGCGCACCCACCACGACGACGGGGCGATCGGGGACGCGTCATGA
- a CDS encoding SHOCT domain-containing protein, which translates to MTTLIPLHMGGHGFFFPMLFPLLLLGLLLFVLVRKGRLGPVRFAPGRPGHPGHPGFGRPSAEDEALARLAERLANGDITPEEYLERSSVLRGSQPHGPNGPTGTAGSTGKE; encoded by the coding sequence ATGACCACGTTGATCCCGCTCCACATGGGCGGCCATGGATTCTTCTTCCCGATGCTGTTCCCGCTCCTTCTGCTGGGGCTGCTGCTGTTCGTGCTGGTGCGCAAGGGCCGGCTCGGCCCGGTCCGGTTCGCCCCCGGACGCCCCGGCCATCCCGGCCACCCCGGCTTCGGGCGGCCGTCCGCCGAGGACGAGGCGCTGGCCCGCCTGGCCGAGCGCCTGGCCAACGGCGACATCACGCCCGAGGAGTACCTGGAGCGCAGCTCCGTCCTGCGGGGCTCGCAGCCCCACGGCCCCAACGGCCCGACCGGCACCGCCGGGTCCACCGGGAAGGAGTGA
- a CDS encoding EamA family transporter: MEAKRVTWRDIALTAFAPIAWATTYAITQLWLPPGRPLFSAMIRCLPVGLILLLWVRRLPTGDWWWKAALLGVLNFGGFFALLFVGAYRLPGGLASTLQATGPLAIMLLAWLLLRESPRRAAILGGLLGLVGVAVLVLRAGFVVDAVGVLAAIASVLVTSTGFVLVKRWTPPVDLLTLTAWQLVAGGLFLLPLALAIEGPPPVLTPAAAGSYVWLALVATLLAYLCWFRGLRLLPAAAVGTLGLLNPLTATLLGVVLVGENFGPFQALGTALVLAGVLLGQPAVMDAARAAWRRRAR, from the coding sequence GTGGAAGCCAAACGGGTCACCTGGCGCGACATCGCGCTGACGGCGTTCGCCCCCATCGCCTGGGCGACCACCTACGCGATCACCCAGCTCTGGCTGCCGCCGGGGCGGCCGCTGTTCTCGGCCATGATCCGCTGCCTGCCCGTGGGCCTGATCCTGCTGCTGTGGGTCCGCCGCCTGCCCACCGGAGACTGGTGGTGGAAGGCGGCGCTGCTCGGCGTCCTCAACTTCGGCGGCTTCTTCGCCCTGCTGTTCGTGGGCGCCTACCGCCTGCCGGGCGGGTTGGCGTCCACGCTGCAGGCCACGGGCCCGCTCGCCATCATGCTGCTGGCCTGGCTGCTGCTGCGCGAGTCGCCCCGGCGGGCGGCCATCCTGGGTGGGCTGCTCGGGCTCGTGGGCGTCGCGGTGCTGGTGCTGCGGGCCGGATTCGTGGTGGACGCCGTGGGTGTCCTCGCCGCGATCGCGTCCGTGCTGGTGACCTCGACCGGCTTCGTCCTGGTGAAGCGCTGGACGCCCCCGGTCGATCTGCTCACCCTCACCGCCTGGCAGCTCGTCGCGGGCGGGCTGTTCCTGCTGCCGCTCGCCCTGGCGATCGAGGGGCCGCCGCCCGTGCTGACCCCCGCCGCGGCGGGGTCGTACGTCTGGCTCGCGCTGGTGGCGACCCTGCTGGCCTACCTGTGCTGGTTCCGCGGCCTGCGCCTGTTGCCCGCCGCCGCGGTCGGGACGCTCGGCCTGCTCAACCCGCTCACCGCCACCCTGCTGGGCGTCGTGCTGGTGGGGGAGAACTTCGGCCCCTTCCAGGCGCTGGGAACCGCGCTGGTGCTCGCCGGCGTCCTGCTGGGCCAACCCGCCGTGATGGACGCCGCCCGCGCGGCCTGGCGGCGCCGCGCCCGCTGA
- a CDS encoding MarR family winged helix-turn-helix transcriptional regulator yields MDAVDRIVEQWRRERPDLDPSPMLVVGRLHRLASLLEAELRPVFADAGLGDGDFDVLATLRRAGAPYLLTPGQLAAHTMVTTGATSKRLDRLEARGLIARQVRETDGRGRHVRLTPEGLATVDAVVARHVANEERLVAALPPDDREALARLLSRWLRALEPGAEQR; encoded by the coding sequence ATGGACGCTGTGGATCGCATCGTCGAGCAGTGGCGCCGCGAGCGCCCCGACCTCGATCCCTCCCCGATGCTGGTCGTCGGCCGACTGCACCGGCTGGCCTCACTGCTGGAGGCCGAGTTGCGGCCCGTGTTCGCCGACGCGGGCCTGGGCGACGGGGACTTCGACGTGCTCGCCACGCTGCGCCGGGCCGGCGCGCCCTACCTGCTCACCCCGGGTCAGCTCGCCGCCCACACCATGGTCACGACCGGCGCGACGAGCAAGCGGCTGGACCGGCTGGAGGCCCGGGGGCTGATCGCCCGGCAGGTCCGCGAGACCGACGGCCGCGGCCGTCACGTCCGCCTCACCCCCGAAGGCCTGGCCACGGTGGACGCCGTGGTCGCCCGCCACGTCGCCAACGAGGAGCGACTGGTCGCAGCGCTGCCGCCGGACGACCGGGAAGCGCTGGCCAGGCTGCTGTCGCGGTGGCTGCGCGCCCTCGAGCCGGGTGCCGAACAGCGTTAG
- a CDS encoding EVE domain-containing protein, with protein MEPSAPPDQPTAPRTWVLVASLEHARRGVDGGFVMANHGKRAPLARMAVGDRVVVYSPTTTYPNGEPLKALTIVGEVTGEAPEPSPVIPGGFRRAARLRVIDPIPLADVRHLIPTSKLRFGFFELDAEAAAALGEFPGVSG; from the coding sequence ATGGAACCCTCCGCACCCCCGGACCAACCCACCGCGCCGCGCACCTGGGTGCTGGTGGCCTCGCTCGAGCACGCCCGGCGCGGCGTGGACGGCGGCTTCGTGATGGCCAACCACGGCAAGCGCGCCCCGCTGGCACGCATGGCGGTGGGCGACCGCGTCGTCGTCTACTCGCCCACCACGACCTACCCGAACGGCGAACCCTTGAAGGCGCTCACGATCGTCGGGGAGGTCACCGGCGAGGCGCCCGAGCCGTCGCCGGTCATCCCCGGCGGCTTCCGTCGCGCGGCGCGGCTGCGCGTGATCGACCCGATCCCGCTCGCCGACGTGCGCCACCTGATCCCGACCTCGAAGCTGCGGTTCGGCTTCTTCGAACTGGACGCCGAGGCCGCGGCCGCCCTAGGGGAGTTCCCCGGCGTCAGCGGATGA
- a CDS encoding protein kinase domain-containing protein encodes MHARLGRGGMGQVFRATDERLRREVAIKVVDLSQSLDTSVGQRFHREALATARLNHRGIVTIFDADTDGRLAYLVMELLPGRTLADILRQDGPLPERRAVALARRVADALVATHAIGVVHRDIKPANIMVDGDSVKLLDFGIALAQKDAEVNLTAPATTLGTAAYMSPEQAQGLRATAASDVYALGGVLMAMLTGKPPFAGDNAIQVANRHLTEPVPDVRARRPEVSATVADLVTRMLAKDATARPTGALVSTALAHLETNPGADATTVLPAAAAAAAAIPAAAASVQPDPTAVLPATTRAEPVGVPHATRIQPVPIQSDAGTPRPAVQPTTVLPAATRVLPAGAEEAMPGAYAFAGDGGEPPAPAAPDSRPTPGAGAARPTRGGSGRPPPGSPS; translated from the coding sequence CTGCACGCGCGCCTGGGGCGCGGCGGCATGGGCCAGGTGTTCCGGGCGACCGACGAGCGGCTGCGCCGCGAGGTCGCCATCAAGGTGGTCGATCTCAGCCAGAGCCTCGACACGTCCGTCGGCCAGCGCTTCCACCGGGAGGCGCTCGCCACCGCACGGCTCAACCACCGCGGCATCGTCACGATCTTCGACGCCGACACCGACGGACGCCTCGCCTACCTCGTCATGGAACTGCTGCCCGGGCGCACGCTGGCCGACATCCTGCGGCAGGACGGGCCGCTGCCCGAACGCCGCGCGGTGGCGCTGGCCCGGCGCGTCGCCGACGCCCTGGTCGCGACGCACGCGATCGGGGTGGTGCACCGCGACATCAAGCCCGCCAACATCATGGTCGATGGCGACTCGGTCAAGCTGCTGGACTTCGGCATCGCGCTGGCCCAGAAGGACGCCGAGGTCAACCTGACGGCCCCGGCGACCACGCTGGGGACCGCCGCCTACATGTCCCCGGAGCAGGCCCAGGGTCTGCGGGCGACCGCCGCGTCCGACGTCTACGCGCTCGGCGGCGTCCTCATGGCCATGCTCACCGGGAAGCCGCCCTTCGCCGGCGACAACGCCATCCAGGTGGCGAACCGGCACCTCACCGAGCCCGTCCCCGACGTGCGGGCGCGCCGCCCCGAGGTGTCGGCGACCGTGGCCGACCTCGTCACGCGCATGCTCGCCAAGGACGCCACGGCACGGCCGACCGGCGCGCTGGTCTCCACGGCGCTCGCGCACCTCGAGACGAACCCGGGAGCCGACGCCACGACCGTGCTGCCGGCCGCCGCGGCCGCCGCGGCCGCGATCCCCGCCGCGGCGGCGTCCGTGCAGCCGGACCCCACCGCGGTGCTCCCCGCGACCACGCGCGCCGAGCCGGTGGGCGTCCCGCACGCGACCCGGATCCAGCCGGTCCCGATCCAGTCCGACGCGGGCACGCCCCGCCCCGCGGTGCAGCCCACCACGGTGCTGCCGGCCGCGACGCGCGTGCTGCCCGCGGGCGCCGAAGAGGCGATGCCGGGCGCGTACGCGTTCGCCGGTGACGGGGGTGAGCCCCCAGCGCCCGCCGCGCCGGATTCGCGCCCGACCCCGGGGGCCGGGGCGGCGCGCCCGACCCGAGGCGGTTCCGGACGGCCGCCGCCTGGATCGCCGTCCTGA